The genomic stretch ataaatatttgacaaaatcgtgcatacccactttaagtTATGGCATTTGCCGTAAAACTTCAGTTCAACGAAACTAAACGAAACTCGGACGTCTTGTCTATTCTGGATATTGTCCAGTATAAAGGGAAATAACTCATTTGAAAATCTTTAGTGTTGCACAAGCATAAATGTGTGACAATTGAATTTTAGAACCAAACGCTTGTTTGCTGATAAGCAATTGTTTATTTTAGTAGAATACCTTTAAGAATTCAGAACTTATTGCGTAGATATTTTACAAAGTcgtttacatacatattttttcaaCAGAAATTATAGGGTTGTAAGAATCGCTTAGGACTTACAGGctgtaaaaattgaaaaaatcttATACCCCGAATCATACGGAAGTGGGTCTATTGCCACATACATTAAGTGTGAGCTGTCCTCTAGAAGCTTACACAAGGTTCAATTGTTTTATCTGTGGACTGGGTAGACCTTGACCAGACTGGGCGGAGGACTTGGCTGGTCTGGAGAATCTCTGTAAACAAATGGCATGAAAGCAATTTTATAAAGCGGGTCTTTTTATACGGCATGCAGGAGTTTGTTAAGGACACTGCCCGTATATGTGCGTGTACTGTCATCACTATTGAAATATCGGCATTCTTAAAAATTCTTTTGCAGGCGGCGAACATATCAAAATATGCATCCAACTTCAAGTCCGCtagatttataattatacatgGAACCGGTGATGGTAAGTTAAATATAATGATCAATCTCTTTAACATACAATTATCGTTATATGTGTGTGCATTTTGACGATACTTGTTTACACACTGCTGTTGCAATGTTTATGATGCGGGTGTTTCGATTATGCAGACATGTTGATAAAACATATGGCTCTTTTCAGACAATCTATAAATACTTACTTGACACAATATCCCAAGTTCTGACTTTAAAAAAAGGTTATAGTAGAGACATAATTATCTAGTaaagaataaatattaaaatgaacgtGTTGTAATGGCGTCACATTGATATTAAGTTTCAATATCAATGGGAACAGATTGAGTTAACCTCATATCCGTTTTCGTCATCTGATCGTTATGTTCGTTTTAAGTTTAtgtcaaaatcaatttagtaCATACATAAGTACCAACATCTTTGAACCGATAATTTTTAGGCACTTACTGTAGCAAAATGCCCTTTATTAAAATGCACTTTGCATTACTGTCATTTCAGATAACGTTCATTTCCAGAATTCTGCTCAACTTATAAAAGCATTAGTGGAAGAAGATGTTTACTTCCGCCAACAGGTATGCGAGATGTACGAATTCAAAAAACATAGGAGCTACGTATGGCTTTGATTTTATTAACTATTACATACATTACATGATCAACGCTTCATACAGGCACGCTGCTCAAATCTACGGCGGCGCATTACTTAAATTCGTGCTCCTGTTGTTTAGAGATATCGTTAAATCCCCATATACTTACTATTGAACGCTCCAATTGGGAGTTTTTAGTTTaaccctatttattttagcttgattgaaaAAAGCCTatgtacttggtgtctattggggTAATCtacagaacgctcccacagtgggatcAAACTCGTGACCTGCTGATCGccaggcagacaccatatccactacaccactgcgacctcaaAATATGCAATGTTGTTTCGTTTTTTTGCCATGTTAGGGTTATGCGATTGTTCATGTACCTTGGTGACAAGGGGTTGGTTACAATGGTAAtatagcagctggagtttcaatGGGGTTGGTTACAATGGTAATATATTTCTTGAGTCATATATTATCTCGACGTGCAATATTCAAAACAAGTAAATGTACGTGTATTAAggttattcattaaaaaaatgatcatttgttatgatgtaaacaaaaaataaaaaatgctgaACATATAGCACAATGAAACATAAGCTGTATCAGATGGCTATTGTACTTCATCTCAACGGCCAATCGGCGTTTAGTCTGACATAGCACAATTCTAGACAAAATGCATATTGTAAAATCATTCAAATATAAAGCCCATCACATTTAGCGcaacttttttatgtttattgtgaGTCATACTTTAATTATCTTTGTAACAATGCAGATATACCCCGACGAGAACCATTTTCTTAACGAGAAAAGCACTAAAATTCATCTGTATAACACCATGGAGGACTTCATACTGCATTGTTACGGCAAACCGAAGAGCATCATTGAGTTCATTAGTGAGCCGTCTGAGAAAGACGTGGATCCACCGGAAGAAGAGGAAACAGAATAAAGGCATTCATACGAGGAATACAAAAACACGATGCGATGATAGTACATCAGTTTGCGTTGAATTGAATTTAACGGAAAATGGACTTCTTGCAATGCACAGATGTAGTTAACAGTCACTTATATGTAGCGTACCCAAAACTTTtaagcatgtcacgcttttttttaaataaaaatgatttgGCCAATAAGTGATGTTGGTTACAACTTTATGACAtaatctttaaaaatgtatatacacttGGAACTGACAATTTGTTCTTTTGGGAAAAGCTTCGTCAACGGTAAGGAAAACAGCCGATGACGAGTTGCTTCAAATATCTAGAAATATGCGAATAGAAACGAGGAAAGTATTGAATGCACTGAATGCATCAACATTGCATAATGTGGAAATGTGACGCAAACACATTTGATTTGATATTACGTGAACGACTATGAGCTTCAAATGAGTGAAGTCCCTTACGCGTATTACAGAAAAGTGTGAtatttacaaaaatgcaattaaaaacatGCGTTCCAACGTATATATTGAGCATTTGGTTAGCTTTTTTCAAttcaaataataatcaaattaaagCATTTAGTTAGAACCAAACATGATTTAATCTGCAAGGATTAAAGTCGAATAATTGACTATTTAGTTGGATTGATTTCTTAACCGTTTTCTGAAGTCGTTGTACAGCTAAAGTAAACTCAGAGTGAACTTTATGATAAATAGTTGTGCAAAGCAAACAAACACCTAAACGGTTTATGTTATTATTACTATGATACATGTAACCTGTACTATACGATCCTAAACATCTAGTTATGTGATTCAATCAAAACGTTTTACACAAACAGCtggatattgatttttaaacttGAAGTGTTACTTATATGTGTATGAAAAGTTGCTGGCGTTGTATGCAAGAAAGCGTCTAATATAACTTACATTTACAACATGTTGCAAATATGTTTCGATTCGTTATAGGTACTCACTTATGCTGTACAGTCAAAACCATATACCTGCCAAAGTTATAATGagtgaaatatttcattaacaatTCTGATTAAGAATGTGCGTGTATAAATAGgtttaatacaattaattaattcGGCAATACCAAATCGTATGATTGCAAGGCCATAACTTTATATACATTGCGTATATGTTTTAACTCAAATAAGTGGTGAAGATTAAGTAATATCCCTTCTTATTTAAACGAATAAACTAGACGTGCGAAAGTTTTATGCGGTAAAGTGACAATGCATTTAAGATAGACGTTAACTCTTATTCAAACCCAATAACAATAAACTTCAAAAGATTATGTGTTTCCTTAataaaaatttgttaaaacaaacttgtGTTCAAAAATCACTAAAATGCATCTGTATAACACACCATGGAGGACTTCATACTGCATTGTTACGGCAAACCGAAAAACATCAGTGAGTTCAATCCAAAAGAAGAGGAAGTCGAATGAACACATGGGtatcattctgagaaaactgggctaaatgcatctgCAAAAATATCGTTCCAGATTGGCCTTTGTCgtgcgcataggctaatcaggggagactAATTCCGATTTTATGGAATTTCGATTAAAGGAAGTCTTGTCAAAACgaatcatcaccatcatcctcGTCCTAATCATcatagtagtagaggtagtagaagtagtagtagatgttgaagtagtagtagtagtagtagtagtagtagtagtagtagtagtagtagtagtagtagtagtagtagtagtagtagtagtagtagtagtagtagtagatgttgaagtagtagtagtagtagtagtagtagtagtagtagtagtagtagtagtagtagtagtagtagtagtagtagtagaagtagtagtaatagtagttttagtagtagtagttattgtagtagttgtagaagtagtaatagtagtagttttcTAAATGTTATTAGTActataagtattaattatttttttaatactgtgTATATACCATTTATATACATGATGATTTTATACATTATTAATAAGTGTTATGCTATTGTTAAgacattgtttttttaacttgtactttaagaaaaaaaatcaaatttctgAGGACatggtttgttttctttttaaggagCCCAACCACATATGTCCACATAATTCATACAATCGAAGAATTTAGTCATACTCAAAACGTGTGTTTATCAGTCAAAAACAGTGAATGAAATGTATATGGAGTTTTTTCTTAAGAGAATTTGTAGAAACTAAAGTATTCTCCCTTTTTCGTTTATCCCTGACGGAAGGAAGAGTGATATTATTGTGGTgttttccgtctgtccgtctgttcgtccgtctgtccgtcggtcagtcCGGTATTTCGTTTCTGAAGTATTGTTCCTAAACGCTTCCAGATTTTAGGTGTGTGAATCCTCCTACATGTCTTACAGATCAAATTCGAGTTTCTTTACGGCCCATTGATGTGTGACGAAATGACGGGTCTTAGGCGTATGGTTTTATTTATGGGTTATTAATTAAGTTTCGTTGTAACATCTATAGTGCTTATGCAATAAAACACTAAAGAACTTACCAAAGCAAGTTGCCTAGGGTAGATTCCATCGTCAACAGTGTGTACAAGCGCAGAATAACTCTCCACAATATATAATGGAACGTCTTGTCAAGAAGGTTTTTTTACTGCACACATACTCTGTCGTCATTATTACGTCATAAGCGCGTTCGTCGGTAAAGAGGGCAATTGGGCAAAACGGTGGATGGTACATTGCGGTCCGGTCAATTTCACCATATTCCTCCCCATTTTATAGCCCTCCTCTTTACCCCACCAAAACACTCTGCCACACCCCCATACCACGTCCCAAGACCACACAACATGATCTTATACTTACAGATCGGAAAAAGTTCTGGTCTAGTTTTTCCATTGCATTACCCATTCATTATTTGACCGTTGTAGTTTATTTTAACAAACCCGAGCGctcatttaattatttgaccaaaCGTTTTCTTCCCTTGAGCATCGACCGCCTTACTGAATCCTTACCCATATTCCAATATTTGACCTTAATTATAGTGCTTATGCAATAAAACACTAAAGAACTTATCTTACCAAGTTGCTTTGGATAGATTCCATCGTCAACAGTGTGTACAATCGCAGAATAACTCTCCACATGATATTATGGAACGTCTTGTCAAAAAGATTGTTTACTGCACACACACTCTGTCGTCATTTTTACGTCATAAGCGCGTTCGTCGGTAAAGATGGCAATTGGACAAAACGGTCTGGATGGTCAATTGACAGTCCGGTCAATTTCACCCTATTCCTCCCCATTTTATAGCCCTCCTTTTTACCCCACCAAGACAGTCTGCCACACCCCCATACCACGTCCCAAGACCACACAACATGATCTTATACTTACAGATCGAGAAAATTCTGGCCTAGTTTTTCCATCGCATTACCTATTCATTATTTGACCGGTGTAGTGTATTTTAACAAACCCGAGCGctcatttaattatttgaccaaaCGTTTCCTTCCCTTAAGCATATACCAACTTACTGAATCCTTACCCATATTCCAATATTTGACCTTACTCCTATTTCATTATTGAGTTAAATAACCACAGGGTCCAATTCCAGTCTGACACATAGCGTACACATTCAACTATCAATACCTCCTGGCTAGTGTCTAACAGACATCCGACCGCCTCAACCACTAGTTAAAAGGGCGCCCCCCAAAACGAGGCACCCTCATATGGTTCGACCCCCAACTCGCCAACAAACTAGTTCCAGTATCCGACCCCCCTACAGGTTATAAAGACGTCTGCCGTTTTCAGCAGTAGTACGTAATATCTCACTGAGGGTCACCCTTCGGATCTGGGACAAAACATTTGCAACCTCACCTACGTTCGCCGGAATATTGTCTTTATTACACAGGACTCGCAAGTAGGGAGAGTCGGTCTCCACTAGAAGTCGGTCGGCCGAAATCCCTCGCACAGCTGTCTTTTGCACCTCATCAAAACGTGCAGCCAGATCCGAGATGCTAAAGTAACACCGAGGGAATGCGGCGGACCAACTCAGAACCTGATCGAGAGTTCCCGTAAAGCATTGGAGGTGTATTCATTGTGTCGGACTTACGTTTTTCTGCATGAGACGGAGGGCAAGGGCACTAGACTCACTCGAGTACTTTTCCCGCCCCCGAATATGCAAAATCACTGGTCGCCTAGGGCAAGCCAGCTCTAACAGCCCCACAAACATCTCCTCCTGCCTACTCCACTCTCGTTCAGGCACGGATCTGTCTAAACCGATCTCTCCAAGCTCTCTACCACCCAATCCTTCCTCAATTCTCTCTCCACCTGTCCTACCTACCCGTTAACGTCCCTTAAAGGTGCCTTAGGATGCAACCCGACAGCTGACCCGAAGCCAGTGACACTGGGATATTCCCTTTGGTAGTTGGGTGGATCGCAGAAAACTGCAATTCCCCCATCTACCCCCACCGCTACCTCAGGCATTGGCCCCACGGTATGCCCCACCAGCGCCTATATAGAACAAACCTTGGTCGCCTTACAACTGCGGTCCAAGTGAAAGTGGCTGTCGAATGCGGTGAGTTCCGCATTCCTAGCCGAAATTCACTCACTAACCACAAGTGCGGTTTCCACCTGATCGCCCCGTTCACACTCGTCCACCAAAGACCCGGGCTCTGGAATCGACTCTTCCACTTGAGCCGACGCCATCACCTGGGCCCTTTCGCTACACAACTGACTGGCTCGGGTCTCTGAATCAAATCCATCTCTGGACTCGACACAGTCGTCTGAGCCTCCACAACCACACTCCGATCTGATCCGGCTCCCTGTGTTAACTCAGTTTCCCGAGTCGACCCAGTTGTCTGGACCGCCATACACCCATCTGGTCCGGGTCACTGCACCAACGCAGTTGCCTAAGTCGGCACGAGTGACTCCGCACATTCATCATAGACCTTCTCCGATCCCAACCTCGCTGGCAACGCAGGGAAGTCCATCGCTGTCGGGACCTGAGTCGGCTTTGGTCTTGGTCTGTGCAATTCTACATTACCCCGGGGCCTCACGCTCAGTGAAGCCCCCGGAGTCCTACGCTGTTTTTCAGGACCGGCCAACACCCTCTTAATGAACGCGTCACTAAGAATTTGGTGACCGTACTTCCTTACCTCGGTTTCAAAAGCTAGGCGCCCTTTCATCCTGGACAAAATTACTTGACCTTCCACCGCCCTTTCCACCCGTCCTTGGTCCAGGGGCAACATTGTACTAAGCTCTATGACCAGGTCCCGCCCCGAACTCCAGAGCGTCCCCCGACCGCTGGCCTCCTCGACCTCACTAAATATGTCGCGACCATCGATGCGGCAAACCACACGTAGCGTTCTACAAAACATCACAAAttaataacataatatgcatgaGCTACGCAATTTACCGGCATATACGATAAATATAGACCTAACCTGTCCTACAACTTGGACATGTATACAGATCTATTTCCTCTCCATGTTCCTCCGTGACTCCCACACACTTCCCATGGAACCACTCCTCACACACATCGCAAGCAATCATAAAGGGACCAGCATCAATTCCTCTACACATACAGTATACTTGCTCATCTTGCACATCCTCCGCAATACCACAACTCTCTCGCTCTCGAACCACCCATGCAGGAGGGTTGTCTAATTTGCAACTTTTCAATCGGGCATGATTCACATTGCCCCTCTTTCCTCGTAATCGGACCTGATATAGGAAATCGGTTACTTTTTTCACTACAACCCCCGGCCCAGTCCATTGTGGCAACAACTTCTTAGCTTTGCCTTTCTTTCCCGACACATTAAGCACATACCAGATCACTTACCCGATAGGGGTTCTGGCATAACCTCACATCATCATCCCGCTTCATGTGAGCCTGATATCCGTTTAAACACTTGCGAGCGGTTTCATGGACTGACACCATACTTTGTTCCAAATTGTGGACATACTCAGTCACAGGTTTTGCCTCATGAGTTGGCAATGGGTAGACCAACTCAGCAGTAGT from Dreissena polymorpha isolate Duluth1 chromosome 10, UMN_Dpol_1.0, whole genome shotgun sequence encodes the following:
- the LOC127849107 gene encoding uncharacterized protein LOC127849107 — protein: MAVQTTGSTRETELTQGAGSDRSVVVEAQTTVSSPEMDLIQRPEPALVGHTVGPMPEVAVGVDGGIAVFCDPPNYQREYPSVTGFGSAVGLHPKAPLRDVNGISDLAARFDEVQKTAVRGISADRLLVETDSPYLRVLCNKDNIPANVGEVANVLSQIRRVTLSEILRTTAENGRRLYNL